In the genome of Pseudomonas lalucatii, the window GATCAGCAACCTGGTGCGCGACCCACGCTTCAAGGACTACTTCGAGCGCGAGAACTACCTCGAGCCGCTGGACCTGCCCTCGCCGGTCAACAGCCGCGTCCAGCTGCAGATCCACGTCACCCAGTACGGCAACAGCGAGCACCTGATGCTGGTGCGCGACGTCACCCGGCTGCACCAGCTGGAGCAGATGCGCAAGGACTTCGTCGCCAACGTCTCCCACGAGCTGCGCACCCCGCTGACGGTGATCAGCGGCTACCTGGAGACCCTGCTGGACAACGTCGAAGGGGTCAATCCGCGCTGGCTGCGCCCGCTGCAGCAGATGCAGCAGCAAGGCGCGCGCATGCAGAGCCTGCTCAACGACCTGCTGCTGCTGGCCAAGCTGGAGGCCACCGAGTATCCGGCGGACAACCAGCCGGTGGCGGTCGACCTGCTGCTGCTGTCGATCCAGAACGACGCCCAGGCCCTGTCCGGGGCGCGCCGCCACCGCATCAGCCTGGAGGCCGACCCGCACCTCAGGCTCAAGGGCAGCGAGGCGGAGCTGCGCAGCGCCTTCTCCAACCTGGTGTTCAACGCGGTGAAGTACAGCGCCGACGAGGGCCGCATCCACATCCGCTGGTGGGGCGACGAACAGGGCGGCCATCTGGCGGTGCAGGACAACGGCCCGGGCATCGAGGCCAAGCACCTGCCGCGCCTGACCGAGCGCTTCTACCGGGTCGACTCCAGCCGCGCCAGCGCCACCGGTGGCACCGGCCTCGGCCTGGCGATCGTCAAGCATGTGCTGCTGCGCCACCGCGGTCGCCTGGATATCGCCAGCACCCTGGGCCAGGGCAGCACCTTCACCTGCCATTTCCCCAGCACCCAGGTGGTGCGCCGGGCAAAGTAACGCGGCCCTTGCAAAGCCCGGCGCCAGCCCCCACCCTTTAGCGGTCATTGGTCAACCGAACCCTCCATGGACCCCTCCTCTAGTTACTCCGCCGCCACCTATTTCGCCGATTTCGGCCTGGTTCTCTTCGCCCTCTTCCTGGTTCTGCTCAACGGCTTCTTCGTCGCCGCCGAGTTCGCCATCGTCCGCCTGCGCGCGACCAAGGTCGAGGCGCTGGCCGAGCAGCACGGCTGGCGCGGGCACATCCTGCGCACCGTGCATGCGCAGATGGACGCCTACCTGTCGGCCTGCCAGCTGGGCATCACCCTGGCCTCCCTGGGCCTGGGCTGGGTCGGCGAACCGGCCTTCGCCCACCTGCTCGAGCCGCTGCTCGGCGCCGTCGGTATCGACTCGCCGAAGCTGGTCAGCGCCATCGCCTTCTTCACCGCCTTCGCCATCATTTCCTACCTGCACATAGTGGTCGGCGAACTGGCGCCCAAGTCCTGGGCGATCCGCAAGCCGGAGCTGCTGTCGCTGTGGACCGCGGCGCCGCTGTACGGGTTCTACTGGCTGATGTACCCGGCGATCTTCCTGCTCAACGCCAGCGCCAACGCCATCCTGCGCATCGCCGGCCAGGACGAGCCGGGGCCGCACCACGAGCACCACTACAGCCGCGACGAGCTCAAGCTGATCCTCCACTCCAGTCGCGCCCGCGACCCCGGCGACCAGGACATGCGCGTGCTGGCCTCGGCGGTGGAACTGGGCGAGCTGGAGGTGGTGGACTGGGCCAATTCCCGCGAGGACCTGGTGTTCCTGGAGCTCAACGCGCCCCTGGACGAGGTGTTCAGCGTGTTCCGCCGGCACAAGTACAGCCGCTACCCGGTGTACGACGCCGAGGCCGAGGACTTCGTCGGCGTGCTGCATATCAAGGACCTGCTGCTGCACCTGTCGCTGCTGGAGATGCTGCCCTCGGCGCTGAAACTCGCCGAGCTGATGCACCCGATCGAGCGGGTCACCCGGCATATGCCGCTGTCCAGCCTGCTCGAGCAGTTCCGTCAGGGCGGCGCGCATTTCGCCCTGGTCGAGGAAGCCGACGGCAAGGTGATCGGCTACCTGACCATGGAAGACGTGCTCGAGGCCCTGGTCGGCGACATCCAGGATGAACACCGCAAGGCCGAGCGCGGCATCCTCGCCTACCAGCCCGGCAAGCTGCTGGTGCGCGGCGACACCCCGCTGTTCAAGGTCGAGCGCCTGCTCGGCGTCAGCCTCGACCCCATCGAGGCGGAAACCCTGGCCGGACTGGTCTACGAGACCCTCAAGCGGGTGCCCGAGGAGGAAGAAGTACTGGAAGCCGAAGGCCTGCGCATCATCGTCAAGAAGATGAAGGGCCCGAAGATCCTCCTGGCCAAGGTCCTGCGCCTGGACTGACCGCTCAGCCGGCCGGCGCCCCGCGGCGCCAGCCCAGCAGGCCGTGCACGCACAGGGTGGCGAAGATCAGCGCGCCGCCCAGCAGCACCTGGCCGCTCGGCGCCTCGCCCAGCAGCCACCAGACCCACAGCGGCCCCAGCACCACCTCCAGCAGCAGCAGCAGGCCGACCTCGGTGCCGCTGATCCAGCGCGGCCCCAGCTGGATCAGCATGAAGGCCAGGGGCAGCAGCACCCCGGCCATGAAGGCCAGGCCGGCCCACTGCGCCGCGCCCAGGGTCGGGTGGCCGCCGAACAGGAAACCCAGCAGCGACACCAGCAGGGCCCCGGGAATCAGCGAGGGGCTCATGTCCACCGCCGGCCGGCTGCGGGCCAGGGTGAAGTTGCCCGCCAGCAGGGTGGCGGCCGCCAGGGCCCAGGCGTTGCCGGCCAGGCTGTTGCCCGGCGCCTCGTCGGCGACGATCAGCAGTACCCCGGCGACGCAGATCAGGATCGCCAGCAGGGTGCGCAGGGCCAGGCGTTCGCCGAGGAACAGCCAGGCCAGGGCCGCGGCGATCAGCGGCGCGACGCTGAGGATCAGCAGGGTGTTGGCCGCCCCGGCGAGGGTGATCGCCTGGACGAAGCCGATGGTGCTGACGCAGTAGCACAGCCCGCACCCCACGCCGACCCAGCCGCAGCGGCGGGCGGCGGCCGGCAACCCGCCGCGGTAGCGCCAGGCCAGCAGCAGGCCCAGGCCGATGGCCATGAGCAGGCCGCGCCAGGCCAGCACCTGCATGGCATCGGCGGCCAGCCAGCGCAGCACCAGGGCGTCCGGCGACAGCACCAGCACCCCGAAGGCGGTCAACAGCAAGCCCTTCTGTCTGTCCTGCACCTCAGACTCCCCGATCCCGCGCGGCGCCCCGGTACGCCCCTGCGCCCGTCACGCCAACGCGTAGCTGTCGGTCAGCAAGGTACCGAAACCCTGGGGCCGGTGCACGCAGCCGGCCAGTTGCAGGGCATGCCAGAACAGCGCCTGGTTGCTGGAGA includes:
- a CDS encoding DMT family transporter — protein: MQDRQKGLLLTAFGVLVLSPDALVLRWLAADAMQVLAWRGLLMAIGLGLLLAWRYRGGLPAAARRCGWVGVGCGLCYCVSTIGFVQAITLAGAANTLLILSVAPLIAAALAWLFLGERLALRTLLAILICVAGVLLIVADEAPGNSLAGNAWALAAATLLAGNFTLARSRPAVDMSPSLIPGALLVSLLGFLFGGHPTLGAAQWAGLAFMAGVLLPLAFMLIQLGPRWISGTEVGLLLLLEVVLGPLWVWWLLGEAPSGQVLLGGALIFATLCVHGLLGWRRGAPAG
- the phoR gene encoding phosphate regulon sensor histidine kinase PhoR codes for the protein MNQDWHGALLRRLLLLIGGCLLLGLISGEYAWALALGLGAYLAWTLKQLLRLHRWLQEHQPGEAPPDGYGLWGEVFDSIYHLQRRDERVRGRLQAVIDRVQESTAALKDAVIMLDRDGNLEWWNRAAETLLGLQTPQDSGQSISNLVRDPRFKDYFERENYLEPLDLPSPVNSRVQLQIHVTQYGNSEHLMLVRDVTRLHQLEQMRKDFVANVSHELRTPLTVISGYLETLLDNVEGVNPRWLRPLQQMQQQGARMQSLLNDLLLLAKLEATEYPADNQPVAVDLLLLSIQNDAQALSGARRHRISLEADPHLRLKGSEAELRSAFSNLVFNAVKYSADEGRIHIRWWGDEQGGHLAVQDNGPGIEAKHLPRLTERFYRVDSSRASATGGTGLGLAIVKHVLLRHRGRLDIASTLGQGSTFTCHFPSTQVVRRAK
- a CDS encoding hemolysin family protein — translated: MDPSSSYSAATYFADFGLVLFALFLVLLNGFFVAAEFAIVRLRATKVEALAEQHGWRGHILRTVHAQMDAYLSACQLGITLASLGLGWVGEPAFAHLLEPLLGAVGIDSPKLVSAIAFFTAFAIISYLHIVVGELAPKSWAIRKPELLSLWTAAPLYGFYWLMYPAIFLLNASANAILRIAGQDEPGPHHEHHYSRDELKLILHSSRARDPGDQDMRVLASAVELGELEVVDWANSREDLVFLELNAPLDEVFSVFRRHKYSRYPVYDAEAEDFVGVLHIKDLLLHLSLLEMLPSALKLAELMHPIERVTRHMPLSSLLEQFRQGGAHFALVEEADGKVIGYLTMEDVLEALVGDIQDEHRKAERGILAYQPGKLLVRGDTPLFKVERLLGVSLDPIEAETLAGLVYETLKRVPEEEEVLEAEGLRIIVKKMKGPKILLAKVLRLD